From the Diadema setosum chromosome 3, eeDiaSeto1, whole genome shotgun sequence genome, the window GAATTCTCCCTACACTGCATTtcggtgatgacatcattatgtGAGTGAGGTAAAGGTAGAGAATACTCCGGAACTCCAGTAACCggtcatgtacattatacatattaaCACAATGTAACAGTTGTCTTTATTCGATAGCATGAAAATATCTACCCATAAGGACCTATAAGCAGATAACATGTAGTGAATTCTTTTAACCAAGCATACAGCAATCAAACTTAACATGGATTTTGACTTGGAAAGAGTCCGGAAAACATTTGCACCAAATGAAAGGAACCTTTACAAATAGTATTCTCTAGAAGTACAAGTGATAATCTAAGTAAGTGCTATATGAATAAGTAGATTGGTAATTGTAGTTCCATATAATACTCCCTGGAGCCCTCAGAGCTGCCCCGCCCACTTTTAATGTTCATCGGTAATGGCATTCAAGAATGGTGGTCTGGTTATGCTCAGGTGAGTGTGAgactctacccccccccccccgtcttttgTTGCTGATTTCATCTGAGGAGCATCCCGAAGTTTACTGATGTATCATTTAGAACACTAATATCGCAAAACAAATGTTGTAACTGGCCCTGTCTCATTCTTGGAATTGTCATTCATCGACAGGAAACCATAACTTTTTTACATGATTAAAGTCCCTTTGAAGAGTATAAATATTAACATGTGTAGGCGGGCACATGGGCAGCCCAATTCTACATGTGAACTTCTTTCGAGGTGTATTTTAGTCACTTAAAACATAACACCAAAGATTCCTTCTTTCTGACATACTACTGCGTAAATGTCGTTTATGACAGCTCACTTAAATGGCATCAAGTATGTAAAGTCTGCTTGAAGTGCAGAAAGCTATCTCACCACTCTCAAACTCTTGTAGATTGTACGAACCTGGATATGGacattgtattttgaaatcaGTGATGAGATTGTGAGTGTGCTTCAAATCACTCGTGTATCGATTGATACTGACTAGACCCTCAGAGTTGTTCACCCAAGCTATAATGACCGAATCATCTCGACAAACAGCTGGGTGGGCATCCGACATGATCACGTCCCCTTTCTTCAACACATTCGGCTCCTTCCCCTTACTATCAATACACACGACAACTGATGCATGTTTCACTATCAGATTCCCTGTGTTGTGAAAGGAGATTATTTGGCACGGTCCATATCCACCATATTCATCAAACATTATATCTCTGACAGCCTTGCCACCCTGTGGGGTAAACATCTGGATTTTACCGAGTCCCCAATAACTAACGTAGATATTATCATCTCTATCAACAGCTAGATCATCATCCCGTCCTCCATAATAACTTATCGTCTCGAACGTGACGTCGAGCTTCTCCCATTGTGGAGTGTAGAGTGACATCTTGCCATGTACATCACGTACAACACTTCGACCATCAGACAGGAATCCAATGTTAGTGACTCTGACATCATTCAGCACGGTCTGCTGTAACTCGCCATCAGGGCGGTACAGATGGATTCTGCCGTTCAACGAACCCACCGCCATCTTACCGTCTGGtgcacaagtcatacagcccatgctTCTTCCGCTCGGGAGCTTTACTTCTGCTCTGACATCCCACGTGTAACCTTCCAACTCTCCAAGAGAAGGTTCATTGACCTTCTCATATCTACGGAACGAAATTTTCTGAGCTCGTTCTGTCACACCTCTCGGTGATTGGTTGTCAGGATCATCTCGTCCCAGAAAGCTCTTCAAATTCTCGCACAGCGTGTCGTGTGCTAACAAAGCGTCTTTCTCCAGCagttcattcattccattagtTACCAGCTCTTCCAAAGCGGTCATGTGACTGACTGTATGCCGACTCTCCATCTCCATCTCTTGGAATTTCCTCTCGAATTTTTGAGACCATTGTTTCACCTGGATTTTCAGGGCTTCTCTTCTGGCTGACAATAGCTGCATGTATTCCTCATACGTCTTATCGATGTCCTCATTAAGCTTTCTCAGCATAATTGCTATTTCATTACGTTGTGTCTCTATGAAATCGATATGGTTTTCAATGGTTGTTTTCTTTGATCTTACTCTTTTTTTCAAGTCATTGATATTTTCCATCAATTTCTCCTCATGGATAGCTGCCTCTTCGATATCATGTCCTGCTTTTGAGTGTCTTAACATCCCACACTTACAGCAGACGTACTCCCGACATCCCGTGCAGAAACACTCCTCATCCTCGCTAGGATGTTTCTTGCATTTCCGTCGCATCTTAAGCGGAACTTTTCCCGAGAGCACCTCGCTCAcgggcaccacttcgtggttgGAGAACGGTTTCCAGATAGAGTGGCCCTTCTCACATGATTTACACATATATTTCCCACAGTCCTGACAGTAGGACACAGCTGGTGACTTATCGTCCATCTCACAAACTGTGCATGTTGGATTCTTGATTTTTACTTTGTCCACGAGAGAACTTAGCGGTACATTTGTTTGTAACTTCTCCACATCTCCACGAGGCAGGGGTGTTCCTCTCCTGCATATAGGACAATTTATAGTGTCCTTGTCGGACTGAGTTTGAGATATTCGTCGAAGACATTTTTGGCAGAACGTGTGCGAACATATTAGTGACTTAGGTTGGTTGAAAAGATTCAGACAGATAGGGCATTTCAGATTCTGGCTGATGATCTGGTGAAACGTTGCCATGGTCTCTATTTCTCTGAtagcaaaagaaacacaaagtgGTAAAAAACATCGATAAATACCATTAAAAAAAGCATTTACCTAATAGAAGAGGCGAAAGTTCGTTCGAAGCATGATGTTAGGATGTATGCATTCCCAAAACCGAACGAAATAATGAAGCACTATCTAAGATACAAGCgtgaatgttttctttcttttaataatatttACTGAGGATGCTTTATTTTCGGGTTCAAAGAAAGTTCTTTATTCATGGTTCATTTGACTGGAGGAGATCGGATTAACGTATTGAGTGGGCCGGTCGTACGACGACATAGAATGAAAGTAGATATTACTCGTTGATACTCTTAAAGAAGAATTCGTAAAACAAGAATgagttgtattgtattgcaacACTCATCAAAGTATATCAggttaatgtaaaaaaaaaaatatatatatatatattatgtgagCGAAATGAGAGACGATAGAATCATATGTCAATGAATGTAAATTTACCTGTTTGTAGGTAGGTCTATTAAGTGTAACAAGGTGTCCTTCAATCCATACAAAGTAACTTTATCCTCGGAAGATAGtattatagattttttttttcattgcataatGAAGATACTGGTTTCCTTTAATGGCAGACACGGAAGGCCGCAAGTAcgttttttcatttatcatataTGTTAGGAACTGAGTTAGGCAAAGGGAAAATATTTTTTCGGATATTCCAGTGTCAAAATGGTGCAAGAAAGAAGTGAATGAAAGGATATGAGTATGAATGAAAGGGCCTTTAAGCCCCTGCCCCCGTGTGAATGAAAGCAGTCAGGTCTACAGTCACTTTTGATTCGATGTTCTTTCGTCTGAGTTTTATGGATACATGGAAAGAGACAAACGCTCTTGCGACAATGAGACAGATTTGACTGCCACTATTGGCTTCCTGTATACCTTTCCAACCATATAATCCTGTCATCAACCCCATCTCTATTAGAACTATTAAAGTTGTCTTGGAGGCCTTCGATGAGATGCTTTCATTATTTAGAGTAGCAACATTTTATCGGTGATTAGAATGCATCATCCTCAGTTCTGGATGGCAATCTCGAAGATGTCTGACCTTTCCAAGTTCATTTATTTCTCCGATAATGATCCTATTTCTTAATCTCTTAGCACATATGTGATAAGATTGTTATAGACGTTAATCTATTTACAGAAGAGACATTTATTAATATCTTTATTCTACAGCATATTGTTACATGGTGATTGATAtaccatttttttctgtttgcctAACTGTCAATTGCATTTCGAATATAAAAAGAGGTGTGGAGGTGGGACTAAACATGCTCACAAAATCACGAAAGTCGGGGACAGAAACCTattgacaagagagagagagagaaaaaaaaacacaagggCATACAATTGTGTGCATATTCAGTGGTTATGCGTCACGATTGTGGATATCGTTTCGTATAGTAGAATACTTACCAAGTTATGCTGTACTTCCGGGTTCAATACTGCCGATTTATGTCTGACTCCGAAGCACAAATTGTATACACAAGCTCATGATCTGCTGTCTAATCACCGTGAAGGAAAGTGCGAACACATATTAGACTGAATGTGGTCTTAATTTTACGACCTACGCAAAATGATCCTATGAAGAGTATGTTTTCCAACAGACATATGTACTACCCAGCACTCACCAAAATGGCCGGCCAACTTTCAGAGGAAAGTCTGTATTCTTTGTGACCTTCTCGCTCTGACACGTGATAAAAGCGGGTTTTCCCCGCATCCAAAACACTCTTTTAGTGTATACCTGATATCACAGCGCATAATGAAAGTTCAAATTGCACATTCCTCGTGACTATGTGTTCAAGGCACAGTAGGGAAAGTTAATTATGAAAAGTAAACAATGATTACATACTTGTGATATATGAAATTCCCTGTTGATTCGTCAAAGAACTGGGGGCACTGGAATAGTAGATAAGACTCCAGATTCCTAATCGGATGACCCGACATGGAATCCAGCCCAGTGCTTACACTCTTGACAAGATTTtcacccacaatgtccctcttgaTCAAGGGGTATGCATGGGTagctggcaatgctagggtagtAATACATTAATAACGATAGGGCGCTCTGTTAGAGCAGTGGTACCACCGAAAAAGGGTACCCCGCTACAGAAGGCATTGTCACTGATTATTACTTTAATGCTTATTAATACCTAAATACTAgcactactatactactacttatactaataataatgataatgatgataacaatagtcGAAATACTTCGAACAATAAAGTCGATAGTGCGTCTGCGCCGATTGGCAACGACGCCTTCCCGCCATCAAATCAGACGAGCTGTTGAAGCGTCCAGGATCGGACGTGAAACCGTTCTTGGAATTAAAACATAAAGTCCAGAcgaattgatttcattttgaaccTTTATTGATCGTTACCCGGATGAATCAGAACTACACCATCTTAATGGTAAttatggtagtagtagtagtagtagtagtagtaataataataatgacaataatagtggtagtaatagtaatacatattattaatattattattagtattttcTATTATCTATTatctgttatcattatcattattagctCTGTGTGATGGATACTACGTGCAGTTCGATCATGTTTGTATCGTCTTCACACCAATGACTCACTGGCTCTGTGTTGCAAACCTAACACTGCTTTGTCACTGATATACTCCATCGTTCACCACAATAAGGCATGTCAGGCGCAGAATAAAAAGAGCAGAATGTAAGTtatgtttgtttcctttttgtgAGTCGAACATCTATGTAGAGGAGGCCACAGCTATACATCGTAAGCTTTCTGCTCGTCTTTCTTGTCTAAATGCAATCGCAATCTCACCTTTCTTATTCTTATGATTGGCGACATTTCTAGAGTGAATTGCCGAAACTGAATTACAGTAAAATGGATCGAGCTGATCGTCAACAGTTAGTTCTTATAAAGACAATATTTCGGTCTATATAATGGAAATGACTTGATCCCTTCACGTCAGTATACCGTATAGTCGTCGACGCGGAGTTCAGATTGTGAAGGGGCCTATTAAGATCTTAGACTTTTGATGTGAATAGGTGCTGACTTAGCATTGAATTGAGAACATTCGAACtttaaaatgtattttccaGGAAATTATTGTTGTAGAAATTGAATATTTAAAAATAGAAGAATTAAGGTCGTGTCTGTGAGGATGTGAGTGCCAATTAGTGTGGTATAGACTATCCCTGTATATCCTATAATGTTCCAAAGTCAGTCGCTTAAAGATACACGATCAATAGCTTATTCCCATACAAATATTGTGGAATTCAATTAGTGCATTGCAGCTACGCACTTGTACTTGATATTTTAAATAATTTGAATTAAGGCATGTTTCGTGAGGcctcagaaaaaaataaaacattcttgtcataaaccaacaacaacaagaaaaagaacGTGCTTTAAATAGTTTGAGTAGTCAGGGTTGGCAATGATGAATTTAAAGCTCTTTGTTCAGTGGAGCAACAGTTGGTGCTATAGATTAGGTTCCGTGACCAAGTTCTCAAaatatatttctcaatgaaCTTTTGCCACCACAAATAATACTAATCACAGGGAAGAAAAAGTGTGAAGTATCAAGTAATTGCAAGCATATaagaacattaaaaaacaacaacaaacatacaaattgcAAAGGCAGAAGAAGCAAGGAGTAGTACACGAACTAACCAAACTAACGAGTTGAAAAGGGAAACATACTTATTTCATTAAAGATGCATCCGGTGAATTTACACTGAACCCTTAttgtttctggtttttttttttttagagagagagagaaagagagagagagagaggggagggacAAAGAAGACTATGAGTAATGGTATGCAACgcgatgaataaatgatcaGATTTCTCGATGttaaatgacaataataattgattataacgaaacattgaaatatcagaaatgtagaaagaaaaacagtTCAGTAAAATGCAAATGCACTGAAATATCAATAATTTTATTGTAGATTTGTAATCAAATTACAGGTATGAAGAAGTTTTCTTTTTGCCCTGATTAATTATGACAGAGCTCAACATAAACCTGTTTCTCTGGAGACCAGTTTGTGCCATTAAAATCTTTCAATCAGAAATTTTGGTGGCgcgaaagaaaaaatatgaatataggtacaatgtactatttcgatttttataaatatatatttttcaattttaagtTCGTTAATTCTTTGGGCATGATATTATTATACCCAAAGAATTAACgaactcaaaattttattttgaaaattccatACCTTTTCAGGCCATCAAAGTATAATCTTGTTGGAAATTTGTTTATTGATATCAACTATCAGCGGGCACCAGACTACCGCTAATGTCTTGCTCTCTTCTATCATGTGTTGTACAGGACTGTACTAAAGGacatcaataaaatgaaaatgaatgaaaaaagtaaaCTGTTTCCACAACTAATAGT encodes:
- the LOC140226501 gene encoding uncharacterized protein: MATFHQIISQNLKCPICLNLFNQPKSLICSHTFCQKCLRRISQTQSDKDTINCPICRRGTPLPRGDVEKLQTNVPLSSLVDKVKIKNPTCTVCEMDDKSPAVSYCQDCGKYMCKSCEKGHSIWKPFSNHEVVPVSEVLSGKVPLKMRRKCKKHPSEDEECFCTGCREYVCCKCGMLRHSKAGHDIEEAAIHEEKLMENINDLKKRVRSKKTTIENHIDFIETQRNEIAIMLRKLNEDIDKTYEEYMQLLSARREALKIQVKQWSQKFERKFQEMEMESRHTVSHMTALEELVTNGMNELLEKDALLAHDTLCENLKSFLGRDDPDNQSPRGVTERAQKISFRRYEKVNEPSLGELEGYTWDVRAEVKLPSGRSMGCMTCAPDGKMAVGSLNGRIHLYRPDGELQQTVLNDVRVTNIGFLSDGRSVVRDVHGKMSLYTPQWEKLDVTFETISYYGGRDDDLAVDRDDNIYVSYWGLGKIQMFTPQGGKAVRDIMFDEYGGYGPCQIISFHNTGNLIVKHASVVVCIDSKGKEPNVLKKGDVIMSDAHPAVCRDDSVIIAWVNNSEGLVSINRYTSDLKHTHNLITDFKIQCPYPGSYNLQEFESGEIAFCTSSRLYILDAI